A genomic region of Metopolophium dirhodum isolate CAU chromosome 1, ASM1992520v1, whole genome shotgun sequence contains the following coding sequences:
- the LOC132947147 gene encoding proteoglycan 4-like, which produces MTGQQQEKWQQVAELIQRLGLVSGGQEEPRTAAQVARMTTRQLLQDPVRAAIYNRGWADRTTDIQRRLRPHRPPSTSTPGSRTPSLTRPPPPATTPAPVTPAEPAPVPRPTGVLPGPTGRVRTEAQQARNRRKFQQLKEKRKARESEASRLAKQPAPTSEPEAAGTPPTNPTPMEVDKPASKDGKSEEPGQPTSHESPDQSEDTVEITESDWLVAFEGMPELDEHHSYYTPVGSPKHPQ; this is translated from the coding sequence ATGACCGGCCAACAGCAGGAGAAGTGGCAGCAGGTTGCCGAGCTCATCCAACGGCTGGGGCTGGTATCCGGTGGCCAGGAGGAGCCACGAACAGCCGCCCAGGTCGCGAGGATGACAACCCGCCAACTCCTGCAGGACCCAGTGCGGGCGGCCATCTACAACCGGGGCTGGGCGGACCGTACGACGGACATTCAGCGGAGGTTGCGACCACACCGACCACCATCAACATCAACGCCCGGCAGCCGCACACCGTCCCTGACAAGGCCACCACCCCCAGCAACGACACCTGCCCCCGTAACACCTGCGGAGCCGGCACCGGTACCCAGGCCAACGGGGGTACTCCCCGGCCCAACGGGAAGGGTGAGGACGGAGGCGCAGCAGGCAAGGAACCGCCGGAAATTCCAACAGCTGAAGGAGAAGAGGAAGGCCAGGGAAAGCGAGGCAAGCCGGCTTGCCAAGCAACCCGCGCCAACCTCAGAACCGGAAGCAGCCGGCACGCCTCCGACCAACCCTACACCGATGGAGGTTGACAAACCGGCATCCAAGGACGGCAAGTCCGAGGAGCCGGGACAACCAACCAGCCACGAGTCGCCAGACCAATCGGAGGACACGGTAGAAATTACCGAGTCAGATTGGCTGGTGGCGTTCGAGGGAATGCCGGAGTTGGACGAGCACCACTCGTACTACACTCCGGTAGGGTCCCCAAAACACCCCCAATAA
- the LOC132935024 gene encoding uncharacterized protein LOC132935024, with protein sequence MASKSKYSLNEENVLKLITLYRHHEVLWNVKLDQYKNKDARNQAYKLISEEMNETNFGPSDVPTKIKNLRTAYHQEKRKVEDSKKSGSGANDVYKPKVFWFEALDIFLHPVVESRKTHSNLEMLIEKDYESQSNSVCENLTSAESIKLNSSFSSVENNATLISTVNNTSQLLSDLSEKVLSPPLPPPRALKRSISKKRKNEVSDTTYLDNALKKLDEISDKTTQPLEMNEFDAFGNLVSTMLKKLPINLAFQAQSDIHSLLIKYKLQAVQPSGVFNFSQTPVIYNQQATNDIHVDYSSGHNTTLAVPSTSNQMSNESNGSSAYSSNDDIFSL encoded by the exons ATGGCCTCCAAATCAAAATATAGTTTGAACGAAGAAAATGTACTAAAACTAATTACTTTGTATCGTCATCACGAAGTACTATGGAACGTAAAACTGGACCAATATAAGAACAAAGATGCACGGAACCAggcatataaattaatatctgaAGAAATGAATGAAACTAATTTTGGACCATCTGATGTtccaaccaaaataaaaaatttacgtACGGCCTACCACcaagaaaaaagaaaagtagAGGATTCAAAAAAGTCTGGATCAGGTGCCAACGATGTATATAAACCAAAAGTATTTTGGTTTGAAGCACTTGATATATTTTTGCATCCGGTTGTCGAATCAAGGAAAACTCACtctaatttg gaaATGCTCATTGAAAAAGATTACGAATCTCAGTCAAATTCTGTTTGTGAAAATTTAACATCAGCCGAGTCCATTAAGCTGAATAGTTCTTTTTCATCAGTTGAAAATAATGCTACATTAATCTCTACAGTTAACAATACATCCCAACTATTATCGGACTTATCAGAAAAAGTTTTATCACCTCCGCTACCACCTCCACGGGCTTTAAAACgatcaatttcaaaaaaaaggaaaaatgaaGTGTCGGATACAACATATCTTGATAATGCTCTAAAAAAATTAGACGAAATATCTGATAAAACAACACAACCGTTGGAAATGAACGAATTTGATGCATTTGGTAATTTAGTATcaacaatgttaaaaaaattacccaTAAATTTAGCATTTCAGGCACAAAGTGATATACATAGCTtacttattaagtataaattgcAAGCTGTACAACCAAGTGGAGTATTTAACTTTTCACAAACACCAgttatttataatcaacaaGCTACTAATGATATACATGTGGATTATTCATCAGGGCACAACACAACATTAGCAGTTCCATCAACCAGTAATCAAATGTCAAATGAAAGTAATGGTTCATCAGCCTATTCTTCAAATGAtgatattttttctttgtaa
- the LOC132935023 gene encoding putative nuclease HARBI1 translates to MDSTKKGVLIVCDMLRKEILKKKQEALKKKRLWVRQWISRRNSVGASNSLCFELRNEDPSSYKNFLRMDYYLFQYLLEKVKPLIQKEDTFFRKALPARTKLEIVLRFLATGNSFTSLQYLFRVPKNTISTFLPDVCNAIYTALKEFIEVPRKEEEWKKIQNGFNLRWNFPNCVGALDGKHVVVKKPPGTGTEYFNYKNSCSIVLMASVDHDYCFRYVDIGAKGRQSDGGIFADCSLKYAIENNKLNLPKDAVFVADEAFPMKPYLMKPYARRNLTKEQKIFNYRLSRARRIVENAFGILTSRFRVYEKPISLIPEKVDSIVNATCALHNWLRIKSPNTYTPSGTFDYEDLDNCNWSPGSWRNEIQPTGIINMTSHPPRYPSTSATTLREKYTQYFNNEGAVPWQDNMIF, encoded by the exons ATGGATTCAACAAAAAAAGGAGTACTTATTGTTTGCGATATGCTTCGTAAAGAAATCTTAAAAAAGAAGCAagaagctttaaaaaaaaaaagattatggGTTCGAcaatggattagtagaagaaatagtGTTGGCGCATCAAATAGTTTATGTTTTGAATTAAGAAATGAAGATCCATCATCATACAAAAACTTTTTGAGAATGGATTATTacctttttcaatatttactgGAGAAAGTTAAACCATTAATTCAAAAAGAAGACACTTTTTTTAGAAAAGCATTACCTGCACGTACAAAATTGGAAATAGTACTTCGTTTTTTGGCCACAGGCAATTCTTTTACCAGTCTTCAATATTTATTCAGAGTACCTAAGAACACAATAAGTACGTTTCTACCAGATGTATGCAATGCTATTTATACTGCATTGAAAGAATTCATTGAA GTCCCTAGAAAAGAAGAAGAAtggaaaaaaatccaaaatggTTTCAATTTGCGTTGGAATTTTCCTAACTGCGTTGGTGCCCTTGACGGGAAACATGTAGTTGTAAAAAAACCACCGGGGACAGGGACTGAGTACTTCAACTACAAAAATTCTTGTAGTATAGTCTTAATGGCAAGTGTAGATCATGATTATTGCTTTCGTTATGTAGATATTGGAGCAAAAGGAAGACAGTCGGATGGTGGTATATTTGCAGATTGTTccttaaaatatgcaattgaaaataataaactaaacctCCCAAAAGACGCAGTTTTTGTTGCCGATGAAGCGTTTCCTATGAAACCATATTTAATGAAACCATATGCCCGAAGAAATTTAACAAAagaacaaaaaatttttaactatagattGTCAAGAGCTAGGCGTATAGTAGAAAATGCTTTTGGAATTTTAACAAGTCGATTTAGAGTTTATGAAAAACCAATATCACTTATTCCAGAAAAGGTAGACAGTATCGTAAATGCTACTTGTGCTTTACATAATTGGCTAAGAATAAAATCGCCTAATACCTACACACCATCGGGTACATTTGATTATGAAGATTTAGATAATTGTAATTGGTCTCCCGGATCATGGCGTAATGAAATACAACCAACAGGAATTATAAATATGACTTCTCATCCACCGAGATATCCGTCGACATCAGCCACAACATTGCGAGaaaaatacacacaatattttaataacgaagGTGCTGTTCCATGGCAggataatatgattttttaa
- the LOC132947165 gene encoding 52 kDa repressor of the inhibitor of the protein kinase-like, translating into MVLLGRNLDVHISTVKRTALDELLEEEPNNYTDEFSSDLKSGRTRAFRHQWLHENGSWLTCSALEGVKGAFCRICVLFKPSIYRGVQGGFIIKPFTKYKDYFHASSKIHLSSNWHTESMLRAKDFMDIMNGKTISVIEQVNSGLHKEIETNRTQNELITLCGKILKEEIVCEANAANAFSIIADESADISGVEQLTIVIRFLDKQSKIRKEFLGFLPLDKLDAESVATKILSFMEDSGLNLGKFCGQGYDGCATMAGKVGGVAKLIRDRYNKALYFHCASHRLNLVINDLNKIMVIRNTIGTIKEIIKFYRESTLRRNLIPNIPLFLQNTLVFKV; encoded by the exons ATGGTTTTGTTAGGCAGAAATCTTGATGTACATATATCTACAGTAAAACGCACAGCACTTGATGAATTACTTGAAGAAGAACCAAATAATTACACTGACGAGTTTTCAAG TGATTTAAAATCAGGAAGAACTCGAGCATTTAGACATCAATGGTTGCATGAAAACGGTTCGTGGTTGACATGTTCAGCTCTTGAGGGTGTGAAAGGAGCTTTTTGTAGAATATGTGTGTTGTTCAAGCCATCAATTTATAGAGGCGTACAAGGTGGATTTATAATAAAACCGTTTACGAAGTATAAGGATTATTTTCATGCAtcttctaaaatacatttgtctTCAAATTGGCACACTGAATCAATGTTAAGAGCAAAAGATTTTATGGATATTATGAATGGTAAAACAATTAGTGTTATTGAACAAGTAAATTCTGGATTGCATAAAGAAATAGAAACTAATAG AActcaaaatgaattaattacattgtgtggaaaaatattaaaagaagaaATAGTATGTGAAGCTAATGCCGCGAATGCGTTTTCCATTATTGCTGACGAATCAGCAGATATTTCTGGTGTTGAGCAGCTAACAATTGTAATTAGATTTTTAGACAAACAGTCAAAGATTCGAAAAGAATTCCTTGGCTTTTTACCCTTAGATAAATTAGACGCAGAATCAGTTGCTActaaaattttatcatttatggaAGATAGTGGCCTTAATTTAGGTAAATTTTGTGGACAAGGTTATGACGGCTGTGCTACAATGGCTGGCAAAGTAGGCGGCGTTGCTAAATTAATTCGTGACCGATATAATAAAGCTTTATATTTCCATTGTGCTAGTCACcgattaaatttagtaattaacGATCTAAACAAAATTATGGTTATTCGTAATACTATTGGCAcaataaaagaaattataaaattttatcgtgaaAGTACCCTTCGAAGAAATCTTATACCTAACATACCACTTTTTTTGCAAAACACGCTGGTCTTCAAAGTATAA